Sequence from the Pseudomonas sp. LS.1a genome:
GCCGGCACCGCCACGGGCCAGACCGGCCAGGTGCACGTGGTGCCAGTCGTTGATCATGCCGTCCTCGGCCATGTACTGGCACATCGGCGGGATGGCAATGCGGTTGCGCAGGGTAACGTCCTTGAGGGTGTACGGTTCGAACAAGGCGGACATGGGCAAGCTCCTGGGCTATTTGATTACGATAGTTCGATCATAATCGAACTATGGCAATTAATGATAGCCCCGTTATCATGAACACCATGCGAGCTTATCAACATCCCAATTCCGAAGACCTCACCCTGGAACGCCTGCTCTATGCCCTGAGCGACCCGGTGCGCCTGGGTATCGTGCGCCACCTGGCGGGCGTGGCCGAAGCCAGCTGCGGCGAGCTGGACGGCGGCCGGCCGAAGTCGAGCATGTCCCACCACTTTCGCGTGCTGCGTGATGCGGGGTTGGTGCATACCCGCAATGTGGGGACTACCCATATGAATTCGTTGCGTAGCGAGATGCTGGGGGAGCGGTTTCCCGGGTTGCTGGACTGCATTCTGCGGCAGCAATGATTTTCCTGTGCCGGCCTCTTCGCGGGTAAACCCGCTCCCACACGGACCGCGTTGGCCACAGGCTTGGCGCTATCCCTGTGGGAGCGGGTTTACCCGCGAAGAGGCCGGCACAGGCAACACAAAACCCACGAGGTCTCCCCCGTGGCTTCTTTCACAACAATGGCCGATTACAGCGCCATGTCATTCTCAGGCTTGCTCTCGACCGGCTGGCTCGGTGCAACCGCAGTGCCGACGCTTTCGTCGATCACCGGTGGCTTCTCCAGTTGCAGCACTTCAGCGGTGTAGTTCCACTCTTTCTGGGTGGCCGCCGCCGAGTCGTTCAGCTTGGTGCCATAGCTCGGCACGATCTGCTTGATCTTGGCCTGCCACTCAGGGGTAGCGACCTTCTCCTTGAACACGGTTTCCAGCACGTTCAGCATGATCGGTGCAGCAGTCGAAGCACCTGGCGATGCACCCAGCAGGCCGGCAATGGTGCGGTCTTCGGAAGCGACCACTTCAGTGCCCAGCTTCAGCACGCCGCCCTTCTCGGCATCACGCTTGATGATCTGCACGCGCTGGCCGGCCTGCCACAGGCGCCAGTCTTCCTTCTTGGCGTTCGGGAAGTAGGTGCGCAGGGCTTCGAAGCGGTCGTCGTCAGACAGCATCAGCTGGCCAGCGAGGTACTCCACCAGCGGGTACTGGTCGATGCCGACCTTGGTCATCGGCCACACGTTGTGGGTGGTGGTGCTGCTCAACAGGTCCAGGTACGAGCCGTTCTTCAGGAACTTGGTCGAGAAGGTGGCGAATGGGCCAAACAGGATCACGCGCTTGCCGTCCAGCACGCGGGTGTCCAGGTGCGGTACCGACATGGGTGGTGCGCCGGTCGAGGCGATGCCGTAGGCCTTGGCCATGTGCTGCATGGCCACGGTCGGGTTCTCGGTCACCAGGAACGAGCCACCCACCGGGAAGCCTGCGTATTCCTTGGCTTCAGGAATGCCCGACTTCTGCAGCAGCTTCAGCGCGCCGCCGCCGGCACCGATGAACAGGAACTTGGCGTCGGTGGCCGATTCGCTACCGTCCTTCAGGTTCTTGTACTCGACGTGCCACGAACCGTCCTTGTTGCGGGTGATGTCCTGCACTTCGCTGGACAGCTTCAGGTCGAAGTTTTCCTGGGTTTTCAGGTGGCCGACGAACTGGCGGGTGATCTCGCCGAAGTTGACGTCGGTGCCGATCGGCGTCCAGGTCACGGCCAGTTTCTGGTTCGGGTCGCGGCCTTCCATCATCAGCGGGACCCACTTGGCGATCTGCGCGTGGTCCTCGGAGTACTGCATCGGGCGGAACAGCGGGCTGGCCTGCAGCGCGTCATAACGCTTCTTCAGGAACTTGATGTTGTCATCGCCCCACACGAAGCTCATGTGCGGCGTGGTGTTGATGAACGAGTGCGGGTTCTTCAGCACGCCCTGGCGGACCTGCCACGCCCAGAACTGGCGGGAGACCTGGAAGGCTTCGTTGATTTCGATGGCCTTGGCGATGTTGACGTTACCGTCTTTGTCTTCCGGGGTGTAGTTCAGCTCGGCCAGCGCGGAGTGGCCGGTACCGGCGTTGTTCCAGCCGTTGGAGCTTTCTTCGGCCACGCCATCCAGGCGCTCGACCATTTCCATCGACCAGCTTGGCTCCAGCTCGTGCAGCCACACGGCCAGTGTCGAACTCATGATGCCGCCGCCGACCAGCAGCACATCTACTTTCTTGGTTTCTGCGGCGTGCGCTTGCATGACGCTTGCAGCGACAGCCAGACCCAGCAAGGTCTTGCCAGCTTTCTTGAACATTGATCGATTCCAGTCAGGAGAACAGAGGGCGGGCCTGTGGCTGGCCCAGGTAAAGCGTGTTCTGCAGCGCAGGCTTGTTGTTGATCGTTATTCAGCAGCCAGAGAACCAGAAAACGACTCGGCCTTTTGTCGAATTGACCGACAAGGCTGAATCGTTTTTCCGATTGTAGCTTAAATGCCAGCACAAACAAATTACCGGTCGGAGCGTCAAGGCGACGGGTTGCCCCAGTGGCAGATTGTCACGCCGAAAAACAAAAACCCCCGATCATGTACATGACCGGGGGCCTTGGATCACGTCGCAAGCGTCGCGATCTGGGTACCGCCAAGATTACTGCTGCTGAGGCAGTTTATCGATCGGGCCGCAGCCACCGATGATCTTGGAGATGGAAACCGAAGGGTGGAACAGGTAGTCGTAGGTGCAGTTTTTCGGCTGGTTGTAAACCTGGCCAGTGCAACCCGACAGCAGGGCAACACCCGAAACGACAGCAACGGCTACGGTGGCCTTGAACAGCTTTTTCATACTAAGTCCTTTAAATGAATCATCTTCGGCCATCGTCTGATGGCGGCGGGATGATACAGAACCTGGGCATTGGATCCAAGCAGCGGATGGCACTTGTTCGTTGCAGCCGCGCAACAATACGTTGCGGTTGCAAGCAATGTCTCACTTTCCTGAAACCGGATGTTATGTCCAATTCGCAATGCATGGTTGAAAAGTGAGCGGGTGGCGACGATAGTCTTGAACGCTGCTTTCTCACTGCCCTACAGGAGTTCCCCATGCTCGGCGTCACCGACTACGGCGCGTTCGTCATCGCCTTTATCATCGTCCTGGCCATCCCCGGCCCGGGCAACTTCGCCCTGATCACCGCCACGGGCAAGGGCGGGATCAAGGCCGGCATGGCTGCGACCTGTGGGGTAATCCTGGGTGACCAAGTGCTGCTGTGGCTGGCGGTGGCTGGCGTTGCCACCCTGCTGGCCGCCTACCCTGCCGCCTTCCATGTGGTGCAGTGGGCCGGTGCCGCGTACCTGGCGTACCTGGGCCTGCGCATGCTGCTGAGCAAACCCGGTGGCGCGCCGCGGGCCAGCCGCATGGACAACGGCCAGTACCTGCGCCAGACCATGATGATCACCCTGCTCAACCCCAAGGCGATCATGTTCTACATGGCGTTCTTCCCGCTGTTCGTCGACCCGGTGAAACACCAGGGGCTGGTGACCTTCGGCTTCCTCGCGGCGACGGTGGCGGTGGTGACCTTCCTGTACGGGTTGATTGCGGTGGTACTGACGCACCAGTTGGCCGAACGCATGCGCGCCAATCCGCGGATATCCAATATGTTCGAGCGGTTGGCGGGGGCTTGCCTGGTGGGGTTTGGCATCAAGCTGGCGGCGATGCGCTGAGGGCCCTGGGGGGCGCTTTGCGCTCCCGGTCCTACAGTTGAAACTCAGAATAATCCCCTTCCTTGTAGGCCATTTCCCAAACATACTGCCAACCCGCTCAAACTGTTGCGACGGATTGGGTCGCGCTCTAGTCTCGGTTTGTCGTTGCAAAATCAACGACCGGCTTTGACAGGCCGACTACTCAAGTTTCCGTTGCAGCGCGTTATGGCAGCTGTGCATGGGGCACATTCGTGTGCGCCGGGTCTTGGGTAACCGGTCTGTCAACCCATGTATAGCTGCCCCCATTCGTTTGACAGCGTTGCCAGGCGGCTCCACTTACCCAAGGAGCTTTACATGCGCAAGATGGTCCCCGATCCACCCCACTCCCTCGATTCCACCCAGGCTCTGCAAGACACCCTGGTCCAGTCCTCAGAGTACGTACTCTGCGCCCTGTTCGTGGCCCGCCAATCCGTGCAACTCAAACCCACGGCCCCAAGTTCGATCGTGATGCAGGCTGTGATCCATGAAATGGAAGCAGTACAGGGCCTGGTCGAGTCGGCATTGATGCAATTGCAGATGCAGGCCCATTTACCGGTTGAGCCGCGCACCTTGCACTAAGCAGGTCTGGCCTCTTCGCGGGTAAACCCGCTCCCACAGGGGTAATCATTGCCCTCAAGTACTGCGCCGTACCTGTGGGAGCGGGTTCACCCGCGAAGAGGCCTGTACAGACACCCAAAATCCCAGGGAGATTCACCAATGCCCACCGACGACACAAAGCAACCCACCACAGTCGGCAAGACCTGCTTCTACCAAGGCGAAAACAACACCCACCCGCTGTTTCGCATCGAACCCGGCATCCCCTGCCAGGACGCCCGCGAACAGGCATCGGAACTGATGGGCTACGTCCGCGACCTGATCATCACCGGTTTGATGGATGGCGACCAGAAACTGATCTGGGCCTCGCATTACCTGAGTGCGATGGCAAAGGCGCTGCTGGATGATGCTGAATTGGGGATGATGAAAAAATAAGGCACAACGAAAAAGCCCCTGGAAACTTTCGTTCCCAGGGGCTTCATCTTGTATGGCGGAGAGATAGGGATTTGAACCCTAGGTACTGTTGCCAGTACAACGGATTTCGAATCCGTCCCGTTCGACCACTCCGGCATCTCTCCAATGCCGCGCATCATACCAGCGTTCTTTTAAAACGCAAACCTTTTTTTCAAAAAAATCGCGTGGTATCAGGCGCTTGCGTGAACGTGCCGCTTACAGCGGCACGCCCAGGCGCTTGGCAACTTCTTCGTAGGCTTCGATCACGTCGCCCAGACCCTGGCGGAAGCGGTCCTTGTCCATCTTCTTGCGGGTCTCTTTGTCCCACAGGCGGCAGCCGTCCGGGCTGAACTCGTCGCCCAGCACGATCTGGCCGTGGAATACGCCGAATTCCAGCTTGAAGTCGACCAGCAGCAGGCCGGCGTCATCGAACAGCTTGCTCAGCACTTCGTTGACCTTCAGCGACAGCTTTTTCATTTCGGCCAGCTGCTCGGCGGTGCCCCAGCCGAACGCGACAACGTGGGATTCGTTGATGAAGGGGTCGCCCTTCTCGTCGTTCTTCAGGAACAGCTCGAAGGTGGACGGCTCCAGCTTGATGCCCTCCTCCACGCCCAGGCGCTTGACCAGGCTGCCGGCGGCGTAGTTGCGCACCACGCACTCGACCGGGATCATGTCCAGCTTCTTCACCAGGCACTCGTTGTCGCCCAGCAGCTTGTCGAACTGGGTCGGCACGCCGGCTTCTTCCAGTTTCTGCATGATGAAGGCGTTGAACTTGTTGTTCACCATGCCTTTGCGGTCGAGCTGTTCGATACGCTTGCCGTCGAACGCCGAGGTGTCGTTACGGAACAGCAGGATCAAGCGGTCGGCGTCGTCGGTCTTGTAAACCGATTTGGCCTTGCCGCGGTAAAGTTCGTCGCGTTTTTCCATGATTGGGCTCCGCTTGCTTGAGGTGTTGGGCTAGGCGATTTCGCGCCAGTCGAGCCCGT
This genomic interval carries:
- the mqo gene encoding malate dehydrogenase (quinone); translated protein: MFKKAGKTLLGLAVAASVMQAHAAETKKVDVLLVGGGIMSSTLAVWLHELEPSWSMEMVERLDGVAEESSNGWNNAGTGHSALAELNYTPEDKDGNVNIAKAIEINEAFQVSRQFWAWQVRQGVLKNPHSFINTTPHMSFVWGDDNIKFLKKRYDALQASPLFRPMQYSEDHAQIAKWVPLMMEGRDPNQKLAVTWTPIGTDVNFGEITRQFVGHLKTQENFDLKLSSEVQDITRNKDGSWHVEYKNLKDGSESATDAKFLFIGAGGGALKLLQKSGIPEAKEYAGFPVGGSFLVTENPTVAMQHMAKAYGIASTGAPPMSVPHLDTRVLDGKRVILFGPFATFSTKFLKNGSYLDLLSSTTTHNVWPMTKVGIDQYPLVEYLAGQLMLSDDDRFEALRTYFPNAKKEDWRLWQAGQRVQIIKRDAEKGGVLKLGTEVVASEDRTIAGLLGASPGASTAAPIMLNVLETVFKEKVATPEWQAKIKQIVPSYGTKLNDSAAATQKEWNYTAEVLQLEKPPVIDESVGTAVAPSQPVESKPENDMAL
- a CDS encoding ArsR/SmtB family transcription factor, whose amino-acid sequence is MAINDSPVIMNTMRAYQHPNSEDLTLERLLYALSDPVRLGIVRHLAGVAEASCGELDGGRPKSSMSHHFRVLRDAGLVHTRNVGTTHMNSLRSEMLGERFPGLLDCILRQQ
- the purC gene encoding phosphoribosylaminoimidazolesuccinocarboxamide synthase, which codes for MEKRDELYRGKAKSVYKTDDADRLILLFRNDTSAFDGKRIEQLDRKGMVNNKFNAFIMQKLEEAGVPTQFDKLLGDNECLVKKLDMIPVECVVRNYAAGSLVKRLGVEEGIKLEPSTFELFLKNDEKGDPFINESHVVAFGWGTAEQLAEMKKLSLKVNEVLSKLFDDAGLLLVDFKLEFGVFHGQIVLGDEFSPDGCRLWDKETRKKMDKDRFRQGLGDVIEAYEEVAKRLGVPL
- a CDS encoding LysE family transporter, coding for MLGVTDYGAFVIAFIIVLAIPGPGNFALITATGKGGIKAGMAATCGVILGDQVLLWLAVAGVATLLAAYPAAFHVVQWAGAAYLAYLGLRMLLSKPGGAPRASRMDNGQYLRQTMMITLLNPKAIMFYMAFFPLFVDPVKHQGLVTFGFLAATVAVVTFLYGLIAVVLTHQLAERMRANPRISNMFERLAGACLVGFGIKLAAMR
- a CDS encoding YhfL family protein; amino-acid sequence: MKKLFKATVAVAVVSGVALLSGCTGQVYNQPKNCTYDYLFHPSVSISKIIGGCGPIDKLPQQQ
- a CDS encoding DUF3077 domain-containing protein — protein: MPTDDTKQPTTVGKTCFYQGENNTHPLFRIEPGIPCQDAREQASELMGYVRDLIITGLMDGDQKLIWASHYLSAMAKALLDDAELGMMKK